In Candidatus Zixiibacteriota bacterium, a single window of DNA contains:
- a CDS encoding CoA activase produces MQYFLGLDIGSVALKAVVINRSGSVLHTYYKRVAGQPLALLRSVLDEILGMYDASDFAGVCSTGSGGRLAQDRIGGDFLNEVLSSLAANHRLLPNICTIIEMGGEDSKLISVQQDESSGKLLLDDLAMNSLCAAGTGSFLDQQASRLGLSIEGEFGELAVKSEHPPRIAGRCSVFAKSDMIHLQQTATPDYDIVAGLCYAVARNFKSAIATGKKFVKPISFQGGVAANVGMIKAFEDILDLKPGELIVPEMHKHMPALGAALYAATVENPALFDLRSGFSLITDMGKTGGAEPLTYIFPDSKCYDITSSASVLSADTTEGCLGIDIGSLSTNVVVIDKDNNVLARRYLMTAGRPLEAVRKGLKEVGDELAGRVRIAACGTTGSGRYLVGDFVGADIVRNEITAQATAAIAIDPKVDTIFEIGGQDSKFVSIDNGVVIDFEMNKACAAGTGSFLQEQAEKLDIRIETEFGERALNASCPVGCGERCTVFMESDLVAHQQSGADKDDLIAGLAYSIVNNYLTKVVQERRIGKHIFFQGGVAWNKAVVAAFENVTGQSVTVPPHHDVTGAIGAAMLAREEITTPESRFKGFDLTNKTYRLESFVCEDCSNMCEIRRVVMEGEEPLYYGSRCEKYDVDQSSREAEGPDLYKLREKYLYAAFKRPVVEGRRSVTIGLPRVLIFHELYPFWSGFFRSLGYKTILSAPTNQRILDDGLQHFSSETCFPIKVTFGHIMDLVKKEVDYIFLPSIISVHDEGSPHIQSYLCPYIQAIPYNVRANVDLSHTNVKLVSFAVSLRMDMSYLLENLRELMQMFGLTYTEYEAAVQAAFKSQTGFYGKCRDAGDEFLDSLDPDEKAVCVISRPYNGCDNKLSLEIPKKIRGLGVKVVPMDFLPLEKYLPNINNSNMYWRFGQKILAAADFIRQHPNLYAVYITNFGCGPDSFITHFFAKQMEGKPFLQVEIDEHSADAGIITRLEAFLDSLKAYRAKPIREKVVPPSNGNGYDRKVYIPYMSDHAVALAAAMEACGTEAEPLPQPTSESLNWGKKFTSGKECFPCQVTMGDMIRKIKEPGFDQDRAAFFMPSAGGPCRFGQYHLLQRSVLDKLGYNEVPIYSPDSENSYNDFPFLEKRFRRVAWAGVVATDLLFKLYRKYRPYVTNNPECDKLYKDYLNRLAGAIRRDENLQQVLFSALSDFKRLSHNGTERKPVIAVVGEIFLRLNSFSNNSLIERLEELGAEVWLAPMSEWIFYTNFTYKLQSRKDRDFKSFVGGYLKDKIQKNDEKRLADVLLPHVPIAHEASVEDVIKLAQPFIDVSLSGEAILSVGKAIDYFNRGASGVINTLPFNCMPGTIVTSISKKVQSHCGGLPWLNLAYEGLEDKNEEIRLEAFLLQVRQFDENRRSGVSSHQ; encoded by the coding sequence GTGCAATATTTCCTCGGGCTCGACATCGGATCAGTTGCGCTCAAAGCAGTCGTAATCAATCGCTCTGGCAGCGTGCTTCATACATACTATAAGCGAGTCGCCGGCCAGCCTCTCGCGCTTCTTAGATCCGTACTCGATGAAATCCTCGGGATGTACGATGCGAGCGATTTCGCGGGCGTCTGTTCCACCGGTTCAGGTGGAAGACTCGCCCAGGACAGGATCGGTGGCGATTTCCTCAATGAGGTTCTTTCGAGTCTGGCAGCGAATCACCGCCTGTTGCCGAATATCTGTACAATCATCGAGATGGGTGGCGAGGACTCGAAACTAATCAGCGTGCAGCAGGACGAATCGTCTGGCAAGCTGCTGCTGGATGATCTTGCGATGAACTCTCTCTGCGCGGCAGGGACGGGATCATTCCTCGATCAGCAGGCTTCACGTCTCGGTCTTTCAATCGAAGGTGAGTTCGGCGAGCTGGCCGTCAAGTCTGAACATCCGCCCAGAATTGCCGGGCGATGCTCGGTTTTTGCGAAGTCGGACATGATCCACTTGCAGCAGACCGCCACGCCGGATTATGATATCGTGGCGGGACTCTGTTACGCTGTCGCGAGAAACTTCAAGTCTGCTATCGCGACCGGCAAGAAGTTTGTCAAGCCGATCAGTTTTCAGGGTGGAGTAGCGGCGAATGTCGGCATGATCAAGGCCTTTGAGGACATCCTCGACCTCAAGCCGGGTGAGTTGATCGTTCCTGAGATGCACAAGCACATGCCTGCGCTCGGCGCTGCATTGTATGCGGCGACAGTCGAAAATCCCGCTCTGTTTGATTTGCGCTCTGGTTTCTCGCTGATAACTGATATGGGAAAGACTGGCGGAGCCGAACCGCTAACTTACATATTTCCCGACAGCAAGTGTTACGATATCACATCATCCGCATCGGTGCTATCTGCTGATACAACCGAGGGATGTCTCGGAATAGATATTGGGTCACTGTCGACGAATGTCGTAGTGATCGACAAAGACAATAATGTCCTCGCGAGGCGCTATCTGATGACTGCGGGCAGGCCGCTGGAAGCCGTCAGGAAAGGTCTCAAAGAGGTCGGCGATGAACTGGCGGGACGAGTTAGAATTGCGGCGTGCGGCACGACCGGATCGGGGCGATACCTCGTCGGTGATTTTGTCGGCGCAGACATTGTCCGAAATGAGATCACTGCCCAGGCAACGGCTGCAATTGCGATCGACCCGAAAGTCGACACAATCTTCGAAATCGGCGGTCAGGACTCTAAGTTCGTCTCGATCGATAACGGTGTCGTAATAGATTTTGAAATGAACAAAGCCTGCGCCGCAGGTACGGGATCATTTCTGCAGGAGCAGGCTGAAAAGCTGGATATTCGAATAGAGACGGAATTTGGTGAAAGGGCACTTAATGCATCGTGCCCGGTCGGTTGTGGCGAGAGATGCACGGTCTTCATGGAATCCGACCTCGTTGCCCATCAGCAGTCGGGTGCGGATAAAGATGACCTGATTGCAGGGCTTGCGTACTCAATTGTGAACAACTACCTCACAAAGGTTGTGCAGGAGCGTCGCATAGGAAAACATATCTTCTTCCAGGGTGGAGTGGCGTGGAATAAAGCCGTTGTCGCCGCATTCGAGAATGTCACAGGCCAATCGGTCACTGTGCCGCCTCATCACGATGTCACCGGCGCAATCGGAGCGGCAATGCTTGCCCGAGAAGAAATCACGACTCCGGAGAGCAGGTTTAAAGGTTTCGACCTTACGAATAAAACCTACCGTCTGGAGAGTTTTGTCTGCGAAGACTGTTCGAATATGTGCGAAATCAGACGAGTGGTGATGGAGGGCGAAGAACCGCTTTACTATGGCTCACGCTGCGAGAAATATGATGTTGATCAGTCAAGTAGAGAGGCTGAAGGTCCTGATCTTTACAAGCTCCGCGAGAAATACTTGTATGCTGCATTCAAGCGGCCGGTAGTTGAGGGACGGCGGAGTGTCACAATAGGCCTGCCACGTGTACTAATATTTCATGAACTCTATCCGTTCTGGTCGGGGTTCTTCCGATCTTTGGGTTACAAGACGATCCTCTCTGCACCGACGAATCAGAGAATTCTGGACGATGGACTGCAGCATTTTTCGTCTGAGACGTGTTTCCCCATCAAGGTAACTTTCGGACACATCATGGACCTCGTGAAGAAGGAAGTCGACTATATCTTTCTGCCGAGTATAATCAGCGTCCATGACGAAGGCTCCCCGCACATACAGAGTTATCTTTGTCCATATATTCAGGCAATACCGTACAATGTAAGAGCGAATGTTGATCTGTCGCACACCAATGTCAAACTGGTCTCGTTCGCCGTCAGCTTGCGCATGGATATGAGTTATCTGCTGGAAAACCTGCGTGAACTGATGCAAATGTTTGGTCTGACTTACACGGAATATGAGGCTGCCGTTCAGGCGGCATTTAAATCGCAGACAGGATTTTACGGCAAGTGTCGGGATGCCGGAGACGAGTTCCTCGATTCGCTCGATCCGGATGAGAAGGCGGTTTGCGTAATCTCCCGCCCGTACAACGGATGCGATAACAAGCTCTCGCTCGAAATTCCGAAGAAGATCAGGGGGCTTGGCGTGAAGGTTGTCCCGATGGATTTCCTTCCGCTGGAGAAGTATCTGCCGAACATCAACAACAGCAATATGTACTGGCGCTTCGGTCAGAAAATTCTCGCAGCAGCCGATTTCATCAGGCAGCATCCGAATCTATATGCCGTCTACATCACGAATTTCGGTTGCGGTCCCGATTCGTTCATCACGCATTTCTTCGCCAAGCAGATGGAAGGAAAGCCGTTCCTGCAGGTCGAAATCGATGAACATTCCGCTGATGCGGGAATTATAACGCGGCTCGAAGCATTTCTCGATAGCCTGAAAGCTTATCGAGCCAAGCCCATTCGCGAGAAAGTGGTTCCGCCATCGAACGGCAACGGGTACGACAGGAAGGTCTACATTCCGTACATGTCCGATCATGCCGTTGCATTAGCCGCAGCGATGGAGGCGTGCGGAACGGAGGCTGAACCTCTGCCTCAGCCCACCAGCGAGAGTCTCAACTGGGGAAAGAAGTTCACAAGCGGCAAAGAGTGCTTCCCCTGCCAGGTCACGATGGGTGATATGATCCGGAAAATCAAGGAGCCGGGGTTCGATCAGGATCGGGCGGCATTCTTTATGCCATCCGCCGGTGGACCTTGCAGATTCGGACAATACCATTTGCTTCAGAGAAGTGTCCTCGACAAGCTCGGCTATAATGAAGTTCCGATATATTCTCCCGACTCGGAGAATTCATACAATGACTTCCCGTTTCTTGAGAAGAGGTTCAGGCGTGTGGCCTGGGCTGGTGTTGTCGCTACTGATCTGCTGTTCAAGCTGTACAGGAAGTACAGACCGTATGTCACGAATAATCCCGAGTGCGACAAACTGTACAAAGACTACCTGAATCGCCTCGCCGGGGCGATTCGGCGTGACGAAAACCTGCAACAAGTCCTTTTCTCGGCTCTATCAGATTTCAAGAGGCTCTCCCACAACGGTACTGAGCGGAAACCTGTTATTGCAGTTGTTGGTGAAATCTTCCTGCGCCTAAACAGCTTCTCCAACAACTCCCTGATAGAACGTCTGGAAGAACTCGGCGCTGAAGTCTGGCTGGCGCCCATGTCAGAGTGGATATTCTACACGAATTTCACGTACAAACTCCAGTCGAGAAAGGACAGGGATTTCAAGAGCTTTGTCGGCGGCTATCTGAAGGACAAGATCCAGAAGAATGATGAGAAACGGCTCGCTGATGTCTTGCTTCCGCATGTCCCGATCGCACACGAGGCTTCGGTCGAAGATGTAATAAAATTAGCCCAGCCGTTCATCGATGTCTCGCTTTCCGGAGAGGCAATCCTGTCCGTAGGGAAAGCGATAGATTACTTCAATCGTGGTGCCAGCGGAGTAATAAACACTCTGCCGTTCAACTGCATGCCCGGCACTATTGTAACATCGATTTCGAAGAAGGTGCAGTCACACTGTGGCGGGCTTCCGTGGCTCAACCTCGCATACGAAGGGCTGGAAGATAAGAATGAAGAAATCCGCCTCGAAGCTTTCCTGCTTCAGGTGCGTCAGTTCGATGAGAATCGACGCTCCGGAGTTTCTTCTCACCAATAA
- a CDS encoding DUF885 domain-containing protein, whose amino-acid sequence MKKSASKLSCFRCVSSMRIDAPEFLLTNKIVDFYLGQSIFSLTIYSQVVLMNSDFRAISDQILENWWKTNPTQATGNGMHEYDNELETLDPDSRIEVLGGYERFRSKLSEFDNLQDQLSSGELLDLAILKSTLDFEIGMEKEYRRVERDATVYPDICLWSTFLLLARESLPCEQRMESLAARLRQIPRLLNEGKANLLASSNIPAAWTRIGMEVTQSGMGFFSAVMPLHASRVPALTNDITDASRNAVAALESYSRFLRDEIMPASDGEYRLGEEMFNFLLKHGYLLPYDCDELVSIGEECIESTKAALHASANEIDRNTTWADLVTEIKRETPTAECLLGYYGREIQRVKRYLMEKDIVTIPDGESLTVEETPLFERNRLPYAAYVVPAPFEEMQEGMFLVTPIDPGLPPEVRQEQLSGHSKASVLLKAIHEGYPGHHLQFLHSNRVDSRVRKVFRSNLFAEGWALYCEEMMFEQGFYDLKSRLFQLKDQLWRACRVVIDVELHRGNMSFQDAVRMLVDVAGLEQVSAVAEVKRYTQSPTQPMSYMIGKLGILDLRDKCRCAEGNGFDLKSFHDTILSYGTIPIGLIEDQILN is encoded by the coding sequence ATGAAGAAATCCGCCTCGAAGCTTTCCTGCTTCAGGTGCGTCAGTTCGATGAGAATCGACGCTCCGGAGTTTCTTCTCACCAATAAAATTGTTGATTTCTATCTCGGCCAGTCTATATTCAGTCTGACAATCTACTCACAGGTGGTCTTGATGAATTCCGATTTTCGCGCGATATCCGATCAAATTCTTGAAAACTGGTGGAAGACAAACCCGACTCAGGCAACCGGCAACGGGATGCATGAGTATGATAATGAATTAGAAACACTGGATCCCGACAGCAGGATCGAAGTTCTGGGAGGATACGAGCGTTTCAGATCGAAACTATCGGAATTCGATAATTTACAGGATCAACTCAGTAGCGGCGAATTGCTCGATCTGGCAATCCTCAAGAGCACTCTTGATTTCGAGATCGGAATGGAGAAGGAGTACCGCCGCGTGGAGCGCGACGCAACGGTCTATCCCGATATCTGCCTTTGGTCCACATTCTTGCTGCTGGCACGCGAATCCCTGCCGTGCGAACAGCGAATGGAGTCGCTTGCGGCGAGGCTTCGCCAAATACCGAGGCTGCTCAATGAGGGCAAGGCAAACCTGCTGGCCAGCTCGAACATTCCTGCTGCCTGGACGAGAATCGGCATGGAGGTGACACAGTCGGGGATGGGCTTCTTCTCAGCGGTGATGCCGCTGCATGCGAGTCGAGTCCCGGCTTTGACGAATGACATCACCGATGCAAGCCGAAATGCAGTTGCTGCTTTGGAGAGCTACAGTCGATTCCTTAGGGATGAGATTATGCCGGCGAGCGACGGCGAATACCGTCTCGGTGAAGAGATGTTCAACTTCCTCCTCAAACATGGTTATCTGTTGCCGTATGATTGCGATGAGCTGGTATCAATTGGAGAGGAGTGCATTGAGTCCACAAAGGCCGCTCTCCATGCGTCGGCCAACGAAATTGACCGAAACACAACCTGGGCCGACCTTGTTACCGAGATCAAGAGAGAGACTCCGACTGCTGAATGCCTTCTAGGTTACTACGGCAGGGAGATTCAGCGAGTTAAACGGTATCTGATGGAGAAAGATATAGTCACGATTCCCGATGGCGAGTCGCTGACTGTCGAGGAGACGCCGCTTTTTGAAAGAAACAGGCTCCCATACGCAGCATATGTTGTCCCTGCGCCGTTCGAGGAGATGCAGGAAGGGATGTTTCTCGTGACGCCGATAGACCCCGGTCTTCCTCCGGAGGTGCGGCAGGAGCAACTCTCAGGACATTCTAAAGCATCGGTGCTCCTTAAAGCTATTCACGAAGGGTATCCGGGGCATCATTTGCAGTTCCTCCATTCGAACCGGGTCGATTCGAGAGTTCGCAAGGTGTTTCGCTCAAACCTGTTCGCTGAGGGCTGGGCGCTCTATTGTGAGGAGATGATGTTCGAGCAGGGATTCTATGATTTGAAATCGCGCCTTTTTCAGTTGAAGGACCAACTTTGGCGGGCGTGCCGTGTCGTGATCGATGTCGAGCTGCACCGCGGTAACATGAGCTTCCAGGATGCTGTACGAATGCTCGTCGATGTTGCTGGGCTCGAGCAGGTAAGTGCTGTTGCAGAGGTGAAGAGATATACACAAAGCCCCACTCAGCCGATGAGTTATATGATAGGAAAGCTGGGAATCCTGGATTTGCGGGATAAATGTCGCTGCGCCGAAGGAAACGGCTTTGATTTGAAGAGTTTTCACGATACGATTCTATCCTACGGGACAATTCCTATAGGGCTAATCGAGGATCAGATATTAAACTAG